In Paenibacillus sp. 1781tsa1, one DNA window encodes the following:
- a CDS encoding histidine phosphatase family protein: MRIGLIRHGLTDWNAAGRIQGQTDIPLNGEGRDQAERLGRRLLTEEYQWDYIITSGLSRAQETGEIISELLNVPLLEPDARLKERAFGQIEGLTSEERVARWGQSWETLDLGQEQIADIQIRALAFLEDLWSAYPDQNVLIVTHGAFLANLLTALFKDRYTQRIGNLSLTILEKERDDWSPLLYNCTRHLSLDTAKQPE; the protein is encoded by the coding sequence GTGCGAATCGGGCTTATTCGTCACGGTCTTACAGACTGGAATGCGGCGGGCCGTATACAGGGGCAGACTGATATACCTCTGAATGGGGAAGGTCGTGATCAGGCAGAGCGACTGGGAAGACGTCTGTTGACGGAAGAATACCAGTGGGACTATATCATCACAAGTGGGTTATCGCGGGCACAGGAAACAGGGGAGATTATCTCTGAACTGTTGAATGTACCTTTGCTTGAGCCGGACGCACGGTTGAAAGAAAGGGCTTTTGGTCAGATCGAAGGTCTGACTTCAGAAGAACGGGTTGCCCGCTGGGGTCAATCGTGGGAGACATTGGACTTGGGACAGGAGCAGATTGCGGATATCCAGATTCGTGCACTGGCGTTTCTGGAAGATCTATGGTCTGCCTACCCGGACCAAAACGTACTCATTGTCACTCATGGAGCTTTTCTGGCGAACCTGTTAACAGCCTTGTTTAAAGATCGGTATACACAGCGGATTGGAAACCTGTCACTGACGATCCTGGAAAAGGAACGTGATGACTGGAGTCCGCTGTTATATAATTGCACACGACATCTGTCTTTGGACACAGCAAAACAACCTGAGTAA
- a CDS encoding anti-sigma factor translates to MNCNEAQELFALVWDLPETHPQRIAFHAHLAGCEECSEQFEVWEEAQILLHSIPVPVTEQQAERVNRNVMDRIYAESPWLLPEEAKVNRFSAAIRKHMSLWIAAFLAIFLCSFLYMAMFKPDVSEAEQTQVVATGILETGVAGSAPSSSGLYQYDMTGADRGSIIEPFVVSMGPAYPQYWMALSLLAIGMALFSLGRMHRTTNKRKQGASA, encoded by the coding sequence ATGAATTGCAATGAAGCCCAGGAACTGTTTGCACTGGTCTGGGACTTGCCGGAAACTCATCCTCAGCGGATTGCATTTCATGCTCATCTCGCTGGCTGTGAAGAGTGCTCCGAGCAGTTTGAGGTCTGGGAAGAAGCCCAGATCTTGCTGCATAGCATCCCGGTTCCAGTGACAGAACAACAGGCAGAGAGAGTAAACCGTAACGTTATGGACCGGATCTATGCGGAGTCTCCATGGTTATTGCCGGAGGAGGCAAAGGTTAATCGTTTCTCTGCTGCGATTCGCAAGCATATGTCTTTGTGGATTGCCGCGTTCCTGGCTATTTTTTTATGCAGCTTTCTGTACATGGCAATGTTTAAGCCAGATGTATCAGAAGCTGAGCAAACCCAAGTTGTTGCTACGGGTATTCTTGAGACAGGGGTTGCCGGAAGCGCACCTTCGTCATCTGGATTGTATCAGTACGACATGACTGGAGCGGATAGAGGAAGCATAATTGAACCTTTTGTAGTGAGTATGGGACCTGCTTATCCGCAGTATTGGATGGCCCTGTCTTTACTTGCAATTGGAATGGCGTTATTTTCTCTTGGACGTATGCATCGAACAACGAATAAACGTAAACAAGGTGCGAGTGCATAG
- a CDS encoding RNA polymerase sigma factor yields the protein MTDSQLIREIKEGNLELYSELMSRYQRKILAFVYHMLKSSNMELLAEDLCSETFYKAFRSLHSFREVDASFSTWLYTIARNTVLSELRKQRSGNVPLEESGIVPVAPSENAPEYAVLRSERVMLVRDAINNLPEKQRSAIILREYDQLDYQEIANILGQSVSSVKSLLFRARSSVKTQLEPYFFEPVYEPYEGMKNR from the coding sequence ATGACGGATTCCCAGTTGATTCGAGAGATCAAGGAAGGTAACCTGGAGTTATATTCCGAGCTGATGAGTCGTTATCAGCGTAAAATACTGGCTTTCGTATATCATATGTTGAAAAGTTCCAATATGGAGCTGCTTGCGGAAGATCTCTGTTCTGAGACTTTCTATAAGGCGTTCCGCAGTCTGCACTCTTTCCGTGAGGTGGATGCCTCATTCTCAACCTGGTTATATACCATTGCGAGAAATACGGTACTGAGTGAGCTTCGCAAACAGCGCAGCGGAAATGTCCCACTTGAAGAGAGCGGGATTGTTCCCGTTGCTCCTTCGGAGAATGCACCGGAGTATGCTGTACTGCGCAGCGAGCGGGTGATGCTGGTTAGAGATGCGATTAACAACTTGCCGGAGAAGCAACGTTCTGCGATTATACTCCGCGAGTATGATCAACTAGACTACCAGGAGATTGCGAATATTCTTGGGCAGAGCGTCAGTTCTGTGAAATCGCTATTATTCAGAGCAAGATCAAGCGTAAAAACTCAATTGGAACCTTATTTCTTCGAACCGGTGTACGAGCCATATGAAGGGATGAAGAACCGATGA
- a CDS encoding prephenate dehydrogenase: protein MKLKIAMIGVGLIGGSLALCFKGKPGVTVMGYAHLDELKDKYIASGVVDDATLSLEEAVEDADFIFLCVPVGLLESYFEKLSKLPLKKGCIITDVGSTKASIAACAEHVRLTDAYFIGGHPMAGSERAGVDAASAVLFENAYYVLTPSEHVPEEAYSRLSELLAYTRAQIVRVEPLLHDDIVGAISHLPHVIAVALVNQVREYNESNPLYKMLAAGGFRDITRIASSDAIVWRDILLSNRDVLLGLLKDWNSQMKAFTDMLEHKNGEGIEEAFRQAREFRSVLPERRKGMISPLFDLYTDVQDAPGMIGKIATELGANDINLSNLEIIENRVDVPGIMRLSFRQEEDMERAKTLLDSLGYQVWI from the coding sequence ATGAAACTAAAAATTGCAATGATCGGTGTAGGACTCATCGGCGGTTCACTTGCGCTCTGCTTCAAAGGCAAGCCAGGTGTAACCGTGATGGGTTACGCCCACTTGGATGAACTGAAGGACAAGTACATAGCGAGCGGTGTAGTGGATGATGCTACGCTCTCTCTGGAAGAAGCGGTAGAGGATGCCGACTTTATTTTTTTGTGCGTTCCCGTAGGTTTGCTTGAATCCTATTTCGAAAAGCTCTCCAAGCTGCCATTGAAAAAAGGATGTATCATCACGGACGTAGGAAGCACTAAAGCTTCCATTGCCGCTTGTGCCGAGCATGTGCGGTTGACTGACGCTTACTTCATTGGTGGTCATCCTATGGCAGGGTCGGAGCGTGCAGGCGTAGATGCGGCCTCAGCCGTGTTGTTTGAGAATGCATACTATGTCTTAACCCCTTCAGAACATGTACCTGAGGAAGCCTACAGCAGGTTGTCCGAGCTGCTTGCGTATACGCGGGCACAGATCGTGCGTGTGGAACCACTGCTGCACGATGACATCGTGGGGGCGATTAGTCATCTGCCCCATGTTATTGCTGTAGCGCTGGTGAATCAGGTGCGCGAATATAATGAGTCGAATCCACTGTATAAAATGCTGGCTGCAGGTGGTTTCCGGGATATCACCCGGATTGCGTCCAGTGATGCGATTGTATGGAGAGATATCTTGCTTAGCAACCGTGATGTCCTACTGGGCTTGCTTAAGGACTGGAATAGCCAGATGAAGGCATTTACGGATATGCTGGAGCATAAGAACGGTGAAGGCATCGAGGAAGCATTCCGTCAGGCCCGTGAGTTCCGCAGTGTATTGCCCGAACGACGCAAAGGCATGATTTCACCGTTATTTGATCTGTACACCGATGTCCAGGATGCTCCGGGTATGATCGGTAAAATCGCAACTGAGCTTGGGGCGAATGACATCAACCTGAGCAACTTGGAGATTATCGAAAATCGGGTGGATGTGCCAGGCATTATGCGTCTGTCTTTCCGTCAGGAAGAGGATATGGAACGAGCCAAGACATTATTGGATTCTTTAGGCTATCAGGTCTGGATATAA
- the hisC gene encoding histidinol-phosphate transaminase: MKPKSQIVNLPVYQPGKPIEEVKRELGLEQVIKLASNENPYGSSPAALEAITREMTNISIYPDGSSVELTGVLAKHLGVERNNLIFGCGSDEIIALITRAFFLPGDETIMADQTFSVYKSNADIEGAVTIEVPLKDGTHDLSAMLAQINDKTKAVWVCNPNNPTGTIISEQELTAFMDRVPAHVMVILDEAYYEFVTDEAYPQSIPLIERYPNLVILRTFSKIYGLASLRVGYGIARPEIIDLINRVREPFNTSRFAQVAATAALLDQDFVQECSKRNATDRDFLQNEFTRLGLSYFPSQGNFIMVDLNMPSATAFQSLLKQGIIVRPGFHVYPTYIRVSVGTSEQNRAFVTALENTLAEKAVARP; this comes from the coding sequence TTGAAACCGAAATCCCAGATTGTCAATCTGCCTGTGTACCAGCCAGGCAAACCGATTGAAGAAGTGAAACGTGAACTGGGGCTTGAACAAGTCATCAAGCTGGCCTCCAACGAAAACCCATACGGCAGTTCTCCTGCCGCCCTGGAAGCCATTACGAGAGAAATGACTAACATAAGCATATACCCAGACGGTAGCTCGGTTGAGCTGACGGGAGTTCTTGCTAAGCATCTTGGTGTTGAACGGAACAACTTAATATTTGGTTGTGGTTCCGATGAGATTATTGCTTTGATCACGAGAGCTTTCTTCTTGCCGGGTGACGAGACCATTATGGCAGATCAGACATTCTCCGTATACAAAAGCAATGCCGATATTGAGGGTGCCGTTACCATCGAAGTGCCTCTTAAAGATGGAACGCATGATCTGAGCGCGATGCTTGCGCAAATCAACGACAAAACGAAAGCAGTCTGGGTGTGTAATCCAAATAATCCGACAGGTACGATTATCTCCGAGCAGGAACTTACGGCCTTTATGGACCGCGTGCCTGCTCATGTGATGGTCATACTGGACGAAGCTTATTATGAATTTGTAACCGATGAAGCATATCCGCAAAGCATACCATTGATCGAACGGTATCCAAACTTGGTCATTCTGAGGACATTCTCTAAAATTTACGGTTTGGCTTCGCTCCGGGTCGGGTACGGCATTGCACGTCCTGAAATTATTGATTTGATAAACCGTGTACGTGAGCCGTTTAACACTTCCCGATTTGCACAGGTTGCGGCAACGGCTGCACTACTGGATCAGGATTTTGTTCAAGAGTGCTCGAAGCGGAATGCAACGGATCGGGACTTCCTGCAAAATGAATTTACACGGTTGGGCTTGTCGTACTTCCCTTCACAGGGTAATTTCATTATGGTTGATCTGAATATGCCTTCGGCAACGGCGTTCCAATCCTTGCTCAAACAAGGCATTATCGTTCGCCCAGGATTCCACGTATACCCAACTTACATTCGTGTGTCCGTCGGAACATCAGAACAGAACCGTGCATTTGTCACGGCACTGGAGAACACGCTGGCTGAGAAGGCGGTAGCACGCCCTTAA
- the trpA gene encoding tryptophan synthase subunit alpha, whose protein sequence is MNLMDQTFQQLKQQNRTALIPFLTVGDPDVDTTIDIIKELEQAGADILELGVPYSDPLADGPVIQRASERALKSQITIRTVMETAAKARNVGVKLPFVLFTYYNPVLQTGLDVFFEELVKHDISGMIIPDLPIEEAEEMRQRANRAGVHLVPLVAPTSNARIERIVNGASGFIYCVSSLGVTGERASFFDGVESFIETVKSLTDLPVAVGFGISSHEQVAHFSRICDGVVVGSAIVRQVEDAIPLLENPDTRAAGLLQIRNFVAQLKG, encoded by the coding sequence ATGAATCTGATGGACCAGACCTTCCAGCAATTGAAGCAACAGAATCGCACGGCACTTATTCCATTCTTAACCGTGGGAGACCCGGATGTGGATACAACGATCGATATCATCAAAGAGCTTGAGCAGGCCGGAGCGGATATTTTGGAACTGGGTGTTCCTTATTCCGATCCACTTGCAGATGGCCCAGTCATTCAGCGTGCTTCCGAACGTGCGCTGAAAAGCCAGATTACTATTCGTACGGTTATGGAAACCGCAGCAAAAGCTCGTAACGTAGGCGTGAAACTGCCGTTTGTGCTGTTCACCTATTATAATCCGGTATTGCAGACCGGATTGGATGTATTCTTTGAAGAATTGGTCAAACACGATATCAGTGGCATGATCATTCCGGACCTGCCAATTGAGGAAGCGGAAGAGATGCGACAACGTGCTAATCGTGCGGGTGTACATCTGGTGCCTCTTGTTGCACCTACATCTAATGCACGGATTGAGCGTATTGTGAATGGAGCAAGTGGCTTTATCTACTGTGTATCTTCCCTTGGGGTAACCGGAGAAAGAGCTTCTTTCTTTGATGGCGTGGAAAGCTTCATTGAAACGGTGAAAAGTCTGACAGATCTCCCTGTAGCGGTAGGTTTCGGTATCTCTAGTCATGAGCAGGTGGCACATTTCTCCCGCATCTGCGATGGCGTTGTTGTAGGTAGTGCCATTGTTCGTCAGGTGGAAGATGCGATTCCTCTGCTTGAAAATCCGGATACGCGTGCAGCGGGACTGTTGCAAATTCGCAACTTTGTGGCACAATTAAAGGGATAG
- the trpB gene encoding tryptophan synthase subunit beta, whose product MTHQLPDQHGRFGHFGGRFVPETLMNALIELEEAYSHFSEDEEFNKELNYLLSEYSGRETPLYHAEQLSRRLGGPKIYLKREDLNHTGAHKINNAIGQGLLAKRMGKKKVIAETGAGQHGVATATVAALLGLECKVFMGEEDTERQQLNVFRMKLLGAEVIPVTSGTRTLKDAGNEALRYWVSNVEDTFYVLGSVVGPHPYPMMVRNFQRVIGDETRRQIQEIEGRLPDVIVAAVGGGSNAIGMFYPFIGDQDVKLVGVEAAGKGVDTEYHAATMTKGTHGVFQGSMSYLLQDEYGQVQPAHSISAGLDYPGVGPEHSYLKDIERAKYVPITDQEALDALQLLCRTEGIIPALESAHAVAQVVKLAPELTADDIVVICLSGRGDKDVESIMKYTGGDLG is encoded by the coding sequence ATGACACATCAATTGCCGGATCAACACGGGCGTTTCGGTCACTTCGGAGGCCGCTTTGTACCTGAGACACTAATGAACGCACTTATTGAGTTGGAGGAGGCATATAGCCACTTCTCTGAAGATGAGGAATTCAACAAGGAACTGAACTATCTGCTAAGCGAGTATTCTGGACGTGAAACGCCATTGTATCATGCAGAGCAATTGTCACGCCGATTGGGCGGACCGAAAATTTATCTGAAACGTGAAGATCTCAACCATACAGGCGCGCACAAAATTAATAACGCCATTGGACAAGGTTTGCTTGCCAAACGGATGGGCAAAAAGAAAGTTATTGCCGAAACGGGTGCAGGTCAACATGGCGTTGCAACGGCAACCGTAGCCGCATTGCTTGGACTGGAATGCAAAGTATTTATGGGCGAAGAAGATACAGAGCGTCAGCAGTTAAACGTATTTCGAATGAAGCTGCTCGGAGCAGAAGTGATTCCGGTTACGTCCGGAACACGGACCCTGAAGGATGCTGGTAATGAAGCGCTTCGCTACTGGGTCAGCAATGTGGAGGATACATTCTATGTGCTCGGATCAGTGGTTGGACCTCATCCATATCCGATGATGGTGCGAAATTTCCAACGAGTGATTGGTGATGAGACCCGTCGTCAGATTCAGGAGATCGAAGGACGTTTGCCGGATGTAATTGTAGCAGCTGTCGGTGGAGGTAGTAATGCGATCGGGATGTTCTATCCATTTATCGGTGACCAGGATGTGAAGCTTGTTGGGGTTGAAGCTGCAGGCAAAGGGGTCGATACCGAGTATCACGCTGCGACGATGACCAAAGGTACGCATGGTGTATTCCAGGGATCTATGAGTTACCTGTTGCAGGATGAGTATGGACAGGTTCAGCCAGCGCATTCCATCTCGGCCGGACTTGATTATCCGGGTGTTGGTCCGGAGCATTCCTATCTCAAGGATATTGAACGGGCAAAATATGTACCGATCACGGATCAGGAAGCACTTGATGCCCTGCAACTCCTATGTCGGACGGAAGGAATTATTCCTGCTCTGGAGTCTGCACACGCGGTTGCCCAAGTTGTCAAACTGGCGCCTGAACTCACAGCAGATGATATTGTAGTCATTTGTCTGTCGGGACGTGGAGATAAGGACGTTGAATCGATCATGAAATACACGGGAGGCGACTTGGGATGA
- a CDS encoding phosphoribosylanthranilate isomerase, translating to MSELRNPLPAAVKICGLQDVEVLKSMINLPVDYIGVVFAKSRRRIEPEQAVALRTVLFEWSAYDRPKLAGVFVNPTLKELEHIMEIAHLDVIQLHGQETAEFCQQVKQRWDAKVFKVFSFPKDETGPEADDAAIRALDTYDKFVDAILLDTHDPLYGGGSGKTFAWERIPAYAEWAKSREIALFVAGGLQPDNVQQLIQTYAPFGVDVSSGVETEGVKDIAKITAFVERVKQA from the coding sequence ATGTCAGAACTGAGAAACCCGCTGCCAGCGGCCGTAAAAATATGTGGACTTCAGGACGTTGAAGTGCTAAAATCGATGATAAACTTGCCTGTGGATTACATTGGTGTTGTTTTTGCCAAGTCACGCCGCCGAATCGAACCCGAGCAGGCTGTTGCATTAAGAACGGTGTTGTTCGAATGGTCTGCCTATGATCGGCCGAAGCTTGCGGGTGTATTTGTGAATCCAACGCTCAAAGAGTTGGAACACATTATGGAGATTGCTCACCTGGATGTTATTCAACTGCATGGACAGGAGACTGCGGAATTTTGCCAGCAGGTGAAACAGCGGTGGGATGCCAAAGTGTTTAAAGTTTTTTCTTTTCCCAAAGATGAAACGGGACCGGAAGCTGATGATGCAGCCATAAGGGCTCTTGATACTTATGATAAATTCGTGGATGCGATATTGCTTGATACCCATGATCCTCTATATGGAGGGGGCTCCGGGAAAACGTTTGCCTGGGAGCGAATCCCTGCCTATGCTGAATGGGCGAAAAGTCGCGAAATTGCCCTGTTCGTTGCAGGAGGTTTGCAGCCGGACAATGTACAACAACTAATACAGACATATGCACCTTTCGGCGTCGATGTATCCAGCGGCGTGGAGACTGAAGGTGTGAAGGATATTGCCAAAATTACAGCATTCGTAGAAAGGGTGAAGCAGGCATGA
- the trpC gene encoding indole-3-glycerol phosphate synthase TrpC, with the protein MYLDRIVATKHKEVEVLAQTFGMDEAIQKIEQLPATRGFEQALSSGRNRKLGLIAEVKKASPSKGLIRPDFHPVEIAAAYERAGADCISVLTDVSYFQGSNEYLQAIHQAVNIPLLRKDFIIDERQIAEARLLGADAILLIASILTPEQIRQYLEFAKSLGLDALIEVHDRTELEQVLDIPQATLVGINNRNLKTFETSLSTTLDLMELIPSGVTLISESGIDGPESTVPLIQAGVHGILVGEHLMRKDDVEAAVYDLMGPK; encoded by the coding sequence ATGTATCTTGATCGAATCGTTGCAACCAAACATAAAGAAGTAGAAGTATTGGCACAGACATTTGGCATGGATGAGGCTATCCAAAAAATCGAACAACTCCCCGCAACCCGGGGGTTTGAACAAGCACTATCAAGCGGACGCAATCGCAAACTCGGCCTTATTGCTGAAGTGAAGAAGGCTTCGCCATCCAAAGGGTTAATTCGCCCGGATTTTCATCCGGTAGAGATTGCTGCTGCTTATGAGCGAGCGGGTGCAGACTGCATCTCCGTATTAACGGATGTATCGTATTTTCAAGGGAGCAACGAGTACTTGCAGGCGATTCATCAGGCGGTGAATATTCCGCTATTACGCAAGGATTTTATTATAGATGAACGACAGATTGCCGAGGCAAGATTACTGGGTGCGGATGCGATACTGCTGATTGCCAGTATTCTGACACCTGAACAGATTCGTCAGTATCTGGAATTTGCCAAAAGTTTGGGGCTGGATGCCTTGATTGAAGTCCACGATCGAACAGAACTGGAGCAGGTATTGGACATTCCGCAGGCAACACTTGTGGGCATTAATAATCGTAATTTGAAAACATTCGAAACCAGTCTGAGCACGACACTGGATTTGATGGAATTGATTCCAAGTGGCGTCACCTTGATTAGCGAAAGTGGTATTGATGGACCAGAATCAACAGTACCTCTGATCCAGGCTGGTGTTCATGGTATTCTCGTAGGTGAGCATCTCATGCGCAAGGATGATGTCGAGGCGGCTGTATATGATCTAATGGGACCCAAATGA
- the trpD gene encoding anthranilate phosphoribosyltransferase — protein MTREDGMKNGLAKILEGSHLEQAEARDLMYSIMRGEATPAQIGGLLMALRMKGETVDEITGFAEAMRGQGGRILTDGSGLLDTCGTGGSGIHKFNISTASAIIASAVSVRVAKHGNRSASGKAGSADVLEALGVNIHLNGEQARQCLDDIGICFCFAQVYHPSMRHAAGPRKELGVRTIFNMLGPLTNPAGADRQLLGLYDRSRTPMIAEVLNRLGLKRALVVASHDGLDEISISAPTQVSELRNGEVHTYDIDPRDMGLSLHPLEAVLGGDAAQNAEIIKRIFQGEQSAYRDVVLLNAGACIYVSGLADSIAEGVTLAAEAVDSGKAAGKLEQLIHTTEAYSHVS, from the coding sequence ATGACTCGCGAGGATGGTATGAAGAATGGATTAGCAAAGATTTTGGAGGGTAGTCATCTGGAGCAAGCCGAAGCACGAGATTTGATGTACTCGATTATGAGAGGTGAGGCAACGCCGGCTCAAATCGGAGGTTTGTTAATGGCGCTGCGCATGAAGGGGGAAACGGTGGATGAGATCACTGGTTTTGCTGAAGCGATGCGTGGTCAGGGCGGACGGATTCTCACGGATGGCAGCGGCTTGTTGGACACTTGTGGAACAGGCGGATCGGGAATTCACAAATTCAACATTTCCACGGCATCTGCCATTATTGCTTCCGCCGTCTCGGTTCGGGTCGCCAAACATGGCAACCGTTCAGCTTCAGGCAAAGCAGGTAGTGCAGATGTATTAGAGGCACTCGGTGTAAATATCCATCTGAACGGGGAACAGGCCAGACAATGTCTGGATGATATCGGAATTTGCTTCTGTTTTGCCCAGGTATATCACCCTTCCATGCGTCATGCGGCAGGACCAAGAAAAGAGTTGGGTGTTCGTACCATTTTCAATATGCTCGGACCATTAACCAATCCTGCGGGAGCAGATCGTCAATTGCTCGGCCTGTATGATCGTTCCCGGACGCCGATGATCGCTGAAGTACTGAATCGTCTTGGTCTCAAAAGAGCGTTGGTCGTGGCCAGTCATGATGGTCTGGATGAAATCAGCATCTCGGCGCCAACTCAGGTATCTGAACTTCGCAATGGTGAAGTGCACACCTACGATATTGATCCACGTGATATGGGCTTGTCTTTGCATCCGCTCGAAGCGGTGCTTGGAGGAGATGCAGCACAGAATGCCGAAATTATTAAGAGGATCTTCCAGGGTGAGCAGAGTGCCTACCGTGATGTCGTTCTGTTGAACGCCGGAGCGTGCATCTATGTATCCGGTCTTGCAGATAGCATTGCTGAAGGGGTAACACTTGCCGCCGAAGCGGTAGATTCGGGCAAAGCTGCCGGGAAGCTTGAACAGTTAATTCATACAACGGAGGCGTACAGTCATGTATCTTGA
- the trpE gene encoding anthranilate synthase component I, producing the protein MITPNVNQVLKMSNEYNLIPVVKRILADMETPIRIFRRFADNDRAFLLESVEGGIQWARYSFIGTDPFLMISAKKGRIVVEEAGQTRELPGKPIEELKALLRKYRSPKDDELPPFTGGAIGFFGYDLLSYYEKLPAHALDDLNMDDIRFMFCDQIIVFDHVKQQMLLVGNVHVKDGATDDEIRQAYAVTSEKLEQAAERLQQQGPGENLNPRSIPGDVELGDIRSNLTKEQFIGNVEQAKEYIRAGDIFQVVLSQRFHIDTEVSPLHVYRVLRTLNPSPYMYYLKMDDEIIVGTSPEALVKVDGNRVETRPIAGTRPRGATEAEDRALAADLLQDEKERAEHLMLVDLGRNDLGRVSSFGSVKCDMFMEIERYSHVMHMVSNVTGELREDKDFFDAFLSCLPAGTVSGAPKLRAMEIIAELEKEARGAYAGAIGYLGFSGNMDSCITIRTIIFKKGKAYVQAGAGIVWDSVPENEYVETVNKAKALLKAIRTAEAMFPAKEKDSTLRLANADYFVTPAAAKN; encoded by the coding sequence ATGATAACGCCAAACGTTAATCAAGTACTGAAAATGTCAAATGAGTATAATCTGATTCCGGTAGTCAAACGGATTTTGGCAGATATGGAGACTCCGATTCGAATATTCCGCCGTTTTGCTGACAACGACCGGGCATTCCTGTTGGAAAGTGTAGAGGGGGGGATCCAATGGGCGAGATACTCGTTCATCGGTACAGATCCGTTCCTGATGATTTCGGCCAAGAAGGGCCGGATTGTAGTGGAAGAAGCGGGGCAGACTCGTGAATTGCCAGGCAAACCGATTGAAGAACTGAAAGCACTGCTGCGTAAGTACCGCAGCCCAAAAGATGATGAACTTCCACCATTCACAGGTGGGGCAATTGGTTTCTTCGGATATGATCTGCTGTCATATTATGAGAAGCTTCCAGCTCATGCGCTGGATGATCTGAATATGGATGACATACGTTTTATGTTCTGTGACCAGATTATCGTGTTCGACCATGTGAAGCAGCAGATGCTGCTCGTCGGGAATGTACACGTCAAGGATGGTGCAACGGATGATGAGATACGGCAAGCGTATGCAGTGACTTCGGAGAAGCTGGAGCAGGCCGCTGAACGGCTGCAGCAGCAAGGACCAGGGGAAAACCTGAATCCGCGTTCCATTCCGGGAGACGTGGAATTGGGGGATATTCGCTCCAACCTTACGAAGGAACAATTTATAGGTAATGTGGAGCAAGCCAAAGAGTACATTCGCGCAGGTGATATTTTTCAAGTGGTATTATCCCAGCGGTTTCACATTGATACGGAGGTTTCTCCGCTTCACGTGTATCGCGTGCTTCGGACCCTGAATCCATCACCTTATATGTACTACCTCAAAATGGATGATGAGATAATCGTGGGTACTTCGCCTGAAGCACTGGTTAAGGTGGATGGAAATCGCGTGGAGACACGTCCGATTGCAGGCACACGTCCAAGGGGGGCAACCGAAGCGGAAGATCGTGCACTCGCTGCTGATCTGCTCCAGGATGAGAAGGAACGTGCGGAGCATCTGATGCTGGTTGATTTGGGCCGTAACGATCTGGGTCGGGTATCCAGCTTCGGCAGTGTGAAGTGTGACATGTTCATGGAGATTGAACGGTATTCTCATGTGATGCACATGGTATCCAACGTTACAGGTGAGCTAAGAGAAGATAAGGATTTCTTCGATGCGTTCCTCTCATGCTTGCCAGCGGGTACCGTATCTGGTGCACCGAAACTGCGTGCAATGGAGATCATCGCGGAACTGGAGAAAGAGGCACGCGGTGCCTACGCAGGAGCGATCGGATACCTCGGTTTCTCGGGTAACATGGACTCCTGTATTACGATTCGTACGATTATTTTCAAAAAAGGAAAAGCATATGTACAGGCCGGGGCGGGAATCGTGTGGGATTCTGTACCTGAGAATGAATATGTAGAAACGGTTAACAAAGCCAAAGCATTGCTCAAAGCGATTCGAACAGCAGAAGCAATGTTTCCTGCCAAAGAAAAGGACAGCACGTTGAGATTGGCGAATGCAGATTACTTTGTCACACCAGCGGCCGCTAAAAACTGA
- the aroH gene encoding chorismate mutase, whose product MVTRGIRGATTVTQNNEEQILKETAVLLQEIVDRNEIQPEDICSVWITLTGDLDAAFPAKAIRQLDGWELVPLMCALEVPVKGALAQCIRFMVHVNTNKAQNEIHHVYLNGAQALRPDLAAPSGS is encoded by the coding sequence ATGGTCACACGGGGAATTCGCGGGGCTACAACAGTCACGCAGAACAACGAAGAACAGATTTTGAAAGAAACGGCTGTATTGCTGCAGGAGATCGTGGATCGCAATGAGATCCAACCGGAAGACATCTGTAGTGTGTGGATTACGTTAACTGGGGATCTGGATGCTGCTTTCCCGGCAAAAGCTATCCGCCAACTGGATGGCTGGGAACTGGTACCACTGATGTGTGCGCTGGAAGTTCCAGTTAAAGGTGCCTTGGCACAATGCATTCGATTCATGGTACATGTCAATACAAACAAAGCTCAGAACGAAATCCATCATGTGTATCTGAACGGTGCACAGGCATTGCGTCCGGATCTGGCAGCACCTTCTGGATCTTAA